From a single Opisthocomus hoazin isolate bOpiHoa1 chromosome 6, bOpiHoa1.hap1, whole genome shotgun sequence genomic region:
- the HABP2 gene encoding factor VII-activating protease isoform X1 → MTCKVPSNSNHPLILRYLQWQGKACVGVLHGHPAPRGVRWGARLLPQPWARRDALNHWAAAWAVRLHAQETGRQIEQASLSFFLGNLLNDKADDYEYYDEYTQAEQESFLQQQSSEDPDWFEAYFGYSDTSRADLCSPSPCKNNGRCENRGGNFRCLCPEPYAGTTCEKVKDMCLEKMCHRADCLITLTPPYFQCSCNHPYKLPDCQRASSPCRPNPCENGGICIRHRIRSKFTCKCPEPFRGRFCEIGPDDCYEEASSEYRGRVNQAVSGKTCLHWNSQVLLGYPVNAFMEDADSYGIGEHNFCRNPDEDEKPWCYIRKNHKVEWDFCDISPCSGPDEEIPRPTDRPTGSPGLNEIFKTCGQPEIPRTLKRIYGGAKTTAGKHPWMASLQIKTSQRSRHFCGGVLIKACWVLTAGHCIEYPAEYLQVALGKQDLKKRERHEQIFDVEKIITHYKYREKDSVPHNDIALLKLKPVDGHCAVETKYVKTACLPNFSFPTGTDCLISGWGTTETDEVSHQLLDASVKLISQRKCNAPRAYDHILDESMFCAGNLQRPRADSCQGDSGGPLTCVENGSYYVYGLVSWGDECGLKNKPGVYTQVTTFVRWIKSKILSESRSLH, encoded by the exons atgacctgtaaggtcccttctaactcaAACCATCCTCTGATTCTGCGATACCTCCAATGGCAAGGAAAGGCCTGTGTGGGTGTGCTCCATGGCCACCCCGCTCCCAGGGGTGTGCGGTGGGGAGCGCGGTTGcttccccagccctgggcacggAGAGATGCTCTAAACCACTGGGCTGCGGCGTGGGCTGTGCGTCTTCATGCTCAAGAGACCGGACGTCAGATTGAACAG gcttccctttccttcttcctgggcaacctgctgaaTG ACAAGGCTGATGACTATGAGTACTACGATGAGTACACGCAAGCAGAGCAGGAGtccttcctccagcagcagtctTCGGAGGACCCTGACTGGTTTGAGGCATATTTTGGCTACAGCGATACCAGTAGAG CAGACTTATGCTCCCCCAGCCCTTGCAAGAACAACGGTAGGTGTGAAAACAGAGGAGGAAACTTCAGATGTCTCTGCCCTGAGCCGTATGCTGGGACTACGTGCGAGAAAG TGAAGGACATGTGTCTGGAGAAGATGTGCCACAGGGCAGACTGCCTGATCACATTAACCCCACCTTATTTTCAGTGCAGCTGCAATCATCCTTACAAACTACCTGACTGCCAGCGAG catcctcaccATGCAGACCAAACCCGTGCGAAAATGGAGGTATCTGCATACGGCACAGAATCAGATCGAAATTCACCTGCAAGTGCCCTGAACCTTTCAGAGGGAGATTCTGTGAGATCG GACCAGATGATTGTTATGAAGAGGCCTCCTCTGAGTACAGAGGAAGAGTGAACCAAGCAGTGAGTGGCAAGACCTGCCTGCACTGGAATTCCCAAGTTCTCTTGGGCTACCCTGTTAATGCCTTTATGGAGGACGCTGACTCTTACGGCATCGGTGAACATAACTTCTGCAG GAATCCTGACGAGGATGAAAAACCCTGGTGCTACATCAGAAAAAATCACAAAGTGGAATGGGACTTCTGTGATATTTCACCCTGCTCAGGACCAG ATGAAGAGATCCCACGGCCAACAGACAGACCAACAGGATCACCTGGATTAAATGAAATCTTCAAAACATGTGGACAACCAGAAATTCCAAGGACGCTCAAGAGGATCTACGGTGGAGCTAAGACTACAGCTGGCAAACATCCTTGGATGGCATCTCTGCAGATAAAGACTTCACAAAGGAGTAGACATTTCTGTGGTGGAGTGCTAATTAAAGCGTGCTGGGTTCTTACTGCTGGGCACTGCATTGA atatccAGCAGAATATCTCCAGGTAGCCCTTGGAAAGCAAGATCTCAAGAAGAGAGAACGTCACGAGCAAATATTTGATGTGGAGAAGATCATCACACATTACAAATACAGAGAGAAGGACAGTGTCCCACACAACGATATTG CACTACTTAAATTGAAGCCAGTTGATGGTCACTGTGCAGTGGAAACAAAGTACGTGAAAACAGCATGTCTGCCTAACTTCTCCTTTCCCACTGGGACTGACTGCTTGATTTCTGGATGGGGCACAACAGAGACAG ATGAAGTATCCCACCAGCTGTTAGATGCCAGCGTCAAGCTGATTTCGCAGAGGAAATGCAACGCACCCAGAGCATATGATCACATACTGGATGAAAGCATGTTTTGTGCAGGAAATCTTCAGAGACCCAGAGCTGATTCTTGCCAG
- the HABP2 gene encoding factor VII-activating protease isoform X2: MTCKVPSNSNHPLILRYLQWQGKACVGVLHGHPAPRGVRWGARLLPQPWARRDALNHWAAAWAVRLHAQETGRQIEQASLSFFLGNLLNDKADDYEYYDEYTQAEQESFLQQQSSEDPDWFEAYFGYSDTSRDLCSPSPCKNNGRCENRGGNFRCLCPEPYAGTTCEKVKDMCLEKMCHRADCLITLTPPYFQCSCNHPYKLPDCQRASSPCRPNPCENGGICIRHRIRSKFTCKCPEPFRGRFCEIGPDDCYEEASSEYRGRVNQAVSGKTCLHWNSQVLLGYPVNAFMEDADSYGIGEHNFCRNPDEDEKPWCYIRKNHKVEWDFCDISPCSGPDEEIPRPTDRPTGSPGLNEIFKTCGQPEIPRTLKRIYGGAKTTAGKHPWMASLQIKTSQRSRHFCGGVLIKACWVLTAGHCIEYPAEYLQVALGKQDLKKRERHEQIFDVEKIITHYKYREKDSVPHNDIALLKLKPVDGHCAVETKYVKTACLPNFSFPTGTDCLISGWGTTETDEVSHQLLDASVKLISQRKCNAPRAYDHILDESMFCAGNLQRPRADSCQGDSGGPLTCVENGSYYVYGLVSWGDECGLKNKPGVYTQVTTFVRWIKSKILSESRSLH, translated from the exons atgacctgtaaggtcccttctaactcaAACCATCCTCTGATTCTGCGATACCTCCAATGGCAAGGAAAGGCCTGTGTGGGTGTGCTCCATGGCCACCCCGCTCCCAGGGGTGTGCGGTGGGGAGCGCGGTTGcttccccagccctgggcacggAGAGATGCTCTAAACCACTGGGCTGCGGCGTGGGCTGTGCGTCTTCATGCTCAAGAGACCGGACGTCAGATTGAACAG gcttccctttccttcttcctgggcaacctgctgaaTG ACAAGGCTGATGACTATGAGTACTACGATGAGTACACGCAAGCAGAGCAGGAGtccttcctccagcagcagtctTCGGAGGACCCTGACTGGTTTGAGGCATATTTTGGCTACAGCGATACCAGTAGAG ACTTATGCTCCCCCAGCCCTTGCAAGAACAACGGTAGGTGTGAAAACAGAGGAGGAAACTTCAGATGTCTCTGCCCTGAGCCGTATGCTGGGACTACGTGCGAGAAAG TGAAGGACATGTGTCTGGAGAAGATGTGCCACAGGGCAGACTGCCTGATCACATTAACCCCACCTTATTTTCAGTGCAGCTGCAATCATCCTTACAAACTACCTGACTGCCAGCGAG catcctcaccATGCAGACCAAACCCGTGCGAAAATGGAGGTATCTGCATACGGCACAGAATCAGATCGAAATTCACCTGCAAGTGCCCTGAACCTTTCAGAGGGAGATTCTGTGAGATCG GACCAGATGATTGTTATGAAGAGGCCTCCTCTGAGTACAGAGGAAGAGTGAACCAAGCAGTGAGTGGCAAGACCTGCCTGCACTGGAATTCCCAAGTTCTCTTGGGCTACCCTGTTAATGCCTTTATGGAGGACGCTGACTCTTACGGCATCGGTGAACATAACTTCTGCAG GAATCCTGACGAGGATGAAAAACCCTGGTGCTACATCAGAAAAAATCACAAAGTGGAATGGGACTTCTGTGATATTTCACCCTGCTCAGGACCAG ATGAAGAGATCCCACGGCCAACAGACAGACCAACAGGATCACCTGGATTAAATGAAATCTTCAAAACATGTGGACAACCAGAAATTCCAAGGACGCTCAAGAGGATCTACGGTGGAGCTAAGACTACAGCTGGCAAACATCCTTGGATGGCATCTCTGCAGATAAAGACTTCACAAAGGAGTAGACATTTCTGTGGTGGAGTGCTAATTAAAGCGTGCTGGGTTCTTACTGCTGGGCACTGCATTGA atatccAGCAGAATATCTCCAGGTAGCCCTTGGAAAGCAAGATCTCAAGAAGAGAGAACGTCACGAGCAAATATTTGATGTGGAGAAGATCATCACACATTACAAATACAGAGAGAAGGACAGTGTCCCACACAACGATATTG CACTACTTAAATTGAAGCCAGTTGATGGTCACTGTGCAGTGGAAACAAAGTACGTGAAAACAGCATGTCTGCCTAACTTCTCCTTTCCCACTGGGACTGACTGCTTGATTTCTGGATGGGGCACAACAGAGACAG ATGAAGTATCCCACCAGCTGTTAGATGCCAGCGTCAAGCTGATTTCGCAGAGGAAATGCAACGCACCCAGAGCATATGATCACATACTGGATGAAAGCATGTTTTGTGCAGGAAATCTTCAGAGACCCAGAGCTGATTCTTGCCAG